A window from Solanum stenotomum isolate F172 chromosome 5, ASM1918654v1, whole genome shotgun sequence encodes these proteins:
- the LOC125864536 gene encoding protein ENHANCED DOWNY MILDEW 2-like isoform X1, protein MASSDEEGEIVPNCITNYHFVDSNGGVASFSILPLQWGEDDILGALNSEIFLRGTADDGLQPIYKKVLAWRFELSYALPEIHVLSKDKIWIKLLKPRTGYVDTIRTVLITVHFLHFVKKNPDTVGGIVWNYIGKSLSSFSAHEVLPSKDDLLEHMPTIKEAARRDKDLSNSKSFDAFILETSRKRIHSYECNQAKKRPRFIIETDNDTDSSGDDDAVEDEQFDHVCALCDDGGELLCCEGRCIRSFHPTVESGAESSCESLSYRNHQAIQTFLCKNCQYQQHQCFACGLLGSSDKLTGAEVFPCISATCGHFFHPKCVSELLHPGDKCRALELQKEIVAGESFTCPAHKCSVCKQGEDKKEYELQFAICRRCPRAYHRRCLPRCISFEPSHYDKNIQKRAWNDLLPRRILIYCMDHKIIPKIGTPKRDHIVFPHIDGKANSQSSGLPSGPVRMLSRRSKVLGALTETSFLHMKRTFEAGHNATEVGNSYGKGKQLKPPTQERGKSKVPLKLVCAPQSTFSGKTVNVRPVMPVMKKTSITQQLADNEMKKRMMTLIKNSTSSFNVEEFVNEQYRKCIDSNSQKNFTDKAITLGKVQCSVKAIQVALKKLDEGCSIEDAKAVCEPEILSQIFRWKKKLGSYLAPFLNGMRYTSFGRHFTKVDKLKEVVDRLRWYVQDGDTIVDFCCGSNDFSCLMKEELDRMGKTCQFRNFDLVQTKNDFNFEKRDWMTVGLRDLPEGSKLIMGFNPPFSTANEFISKALTFRPKLLIITVPKETKRLDKRKNPYDLIWEDDVILAGKSFYLPGSINVHNQQMEQWNIVSPPLYLWSRPDWTAKHKAVAMQHGHIRKSEAEGNIVNTGITNYLMQETHDCYGDFSDILTSCGDISSLLDDIPEISIDAEYNQNQHFGVPERDMCYEGKDENETSPAEDMCIDMDLSTPTNSPLH, encoded by the exons ATGGCATCATCGGACGAAGAGGGTGAAATTGTTCCCAACTGCATAACCAATTACCATTTTGTTGATAGCAATGGAGGAGTTGCTTCATTTTCCATTTTGCCTCTTCAGTGGGGTGAGGATGACATACTTGGGGCACTGAACTCAGAGATATTTTTGCGTGGAACTGCAGATGATGGTCTTCAGCCCATCTATAAGAAGGTTCTAGCATGGAGATTTGAACTTTCTTATGCCCTGCCAGAAATTCATGTGCTCTCCAAAGATAAAATCTGGATCAAACTTCTTAAACCCCGAACAGGTTATGTAGATACTATCAGAACAGTACTCATCACTGTTCATTTTCTCCActttgtgaagaagaacccaGACACAGTTGGAGGGATTGTGTGGAATTACattgggaaaagtttaag TTCTTTTAGTGCACATGAGGTACTACCTTCTAAAGATGATCTACTAGAGCACATGCCAACAATCAAAGAAGCTGCAAGGAGGGATAAAGATTTATCTAATTCCAAG AGTTTTGATGCATTTATTTTGGAGACATCACGAAAGAGGATACACAGTTATGAG TGCAATCAAGCAAAAAAGAGACCCCGGTTTATTATTGAGACCGATAACGATACTGATAGTAGTGGCGATGATGATGCAGTTGAAGATGAACAATTTGATCATGTTTGTGCTCTTTGTGATGATGGGGGAGAACTTCTGTG TTGTGAAGGCCGCTGCATACGATCTTTCCATCCGACCGTGGAATCTGGAGCTGAATCTTCTTGTGAATCTCTATCTTACAGAAATCACCAA GCAATCCAGACCTTCTTGTGCAAAAATTGCCAATATCAACAACATCAATGTTTTGCTTGTGGCTTGTTGGGGTCTTCTGACAAATTAACTGGTGCAGAG GTCTTCCCTTGCATTTCGGCAACTTGTGGACACTTCTTTCATCCTAAATGCGTCTCAGAGTTACTTCATCCGGGTGATAAATGTCGAGCCTTAGAGCTGCAGAAGGAAATCGTAGCTGGAGAATCATTTACTTGCCCTGCTCATAAATGTTCCGTCTGCAAGCAAGGGGAGGATAAAAAGGAATATGAGTTGCAATTTGCAATTTGTAGACGCTGTCCAAGGGCATATCACCGCAGATGCTTACCAAG ATGTATTTCTTTTGAGCCCTCCCATTATGACAAAAACATCCAGAAAAGGGCTTGGAATGATCTTTTGCCCAGACGTATCTTGATATACTGTAT GGACCACAAGATCATTCCTAAAATTGGGACTCCAAAAAGGGACCATATCGTGTTTCCACATATTGATGGGAAAGCAAACTCACAATCCTCAGGACTTCCATCAGGACCTGTGAGGATGCTCTCACGAAGGAGTAAGGTTCTTGGTGCTCTCACTGAAACAAGCTTCCTGCACATGAAAAGGACTTTTGAGGCGGGGCACAATGCTACTGAAGTTGGTAATTCTTATGGAAAAG GAAAACAATTGAAGCCTCCAACACAGGAAAGAGGTAAATCGAAGGTGCCACTAAAGTTGGTCTGTGCCCCACAAAGTACTTTTAGTGGCAAGACGGTGAATGTCCGTCCAGTTATGCCTGTGATGAAGAAGACCAGCATTACACAGCAATTGGCTGataatgaaatgaaaaagaG AATGATGACTTTGATAAAAAACTCCACCTCTTCGTTTAATGTGGAGGAATTTGTGAACGAGCAGTACCGGAAATGTATAGATAGTAactctcaaaaaaatttcacagACAAGGCCATTACCTTGGGAAAAGTTCAGTGTTCCGTAAAG GCTATTCAAGTAGCGTTGAAGAAACTAGACGAAGGATGCAGCATTGAAGACGCCAAAGCTGTCTGCGAGCCAGAAATTCTTAGTCAGATTTTCAGATGGAAG AAGAAGCTTGGATCTTATCTTGCCCCTTTTCTTAATGGGATGCGCTATACATCTTTTGGTCGCCACTTCACGAAGGTGGACAAACTGAAGGAG GTAGTTGACAGACTAAGATGGTATGTGCAGGATGGTGACACG ATAGTCGATTTCTGCTGTGGATCCAATGATTTTAGCTGCTTGATGAAAGAAGAACTAGACAGAATGGGGAAAACATGCCAATTCAGAAATTTTGATCTTGTACAAACAAAG AATGATTTCAACTTTGAGAAGAGGGATTGGATGACTGTTGGTTTAAGAGACTTGCCAGAAGGATCCAAATTG ATCATGGGGTTTAATCCCCCTTTCTCCACGGCAAATGAATTTATAAGCAAAGCTCTCACATTCAGACCGAAGCTTTTAATTATTACTGTTCcgaaagaaacaaaaag ACTTGATAAAAGAAAGAATCCTTATGATTTAATTTGGGAAGATGACGTTATCTTGGCTGGCAAG TCCTTTTACCTGCCAGGATCAATTAATGTGCATAACCAGCAGATGGAGCAATGGAACATCGTGTCCCCTCCATTGTATCTGTGGAGTCGCCCAGATTGGACTGCTAAGCACAAAGCAGTAGCTATGCAGCACGGGCATATTAGAAAGTCTGAAGCAGAAGGAAACATAGTAAATACAGGGATCACAAATTACTTGATGCAAGAAACGCATGATTGCTATGGTGACTTTTCCGACATCCTGACCAGCTGTGGTGACATTAGTAGCTTGCTGGATGATATTCCTGAGATTTCTATTGATGCTGAATATAATCAAAATCAACATTTTGGAGTTCCTGAGCGGGATATGTGCTACGAAGGTAAGGATGAAAATGAAACGTCACCAGCTGAGG
- the LOC125864536 gene encoding protein ENHANCED DOWNY MILDEW 2-like isoform X2, which yields MASSDEEGEIVPNCITNYHFVDSNGGVASFSILPLQWGEDDILGALNSEIFLRGTADDGLQPIYKKVLAWRFELSYALPEIHVLSKDKIWIKLLKPRTGYVDTIRTVLITVHFLHFVKKNPDTVGGIVWNYIGKSLSAHEVLPSKDDLLEHMPTIKEAARRDKDLSNSKSFDAFILETSRKRIHSYECNQAKKRPRFIIETDNDTDSSGDDDAVEDEQFDHVCALCDDGGELLCCEGRCIRSFHPTVESGAESSCESLSYRNHQAIQTFLCKNCQYQQHQCFACGLLGSSDKLTGAEVFPCISATCGHFFHPKCVSELLHPGDKCRALELQKEIVAGESFTCPAHKCSVCKQGEDKKEYELQFAICRRCPRAYHRRCLPRCISFEPSHYDKNIQKRAWNDLLPRRILIYCMDHKIIPKIGTPKRDHIVFPHIDGKANSQSSGLPSGPVRMLSRRSKVLGALTETSFLHMKRTFEAGHNATEVGNSYGKGKQLKPPTQERGKSKVPLKLVCAPQSTFSGKTVNVRPVMPVMKKTSITQQLADNEMKKRMMTLIKNSTSSFNVEEFVNEQYRKCIDSNSQKNFTDKAITLGKVQCSVKAIQVALKKLDEGCSIEDAKAVCEPEILSQIFRWKKKLGSYLAPFLNGMRYTSFGRHFTKVDKLKEVVDRLRWYVQDGDTIVDFCCGSNDFSCLMKEELDRMGKTCQFRNFDLVQTKNDFNFEKRDWMTVGLRDLPEGSKLIMGFNPPFSTANEFISKALTFRPKLLIITVPKETKRLDKRKNPYDLIWEDDVILAGKSFYLPGSINVHNQQMEQWNIVSPPLYLWSRPDWTAKHKAVAMQHGHIRKSEAEGNIVNTGITNYLMQETHDCYGDFSDILTSCGDISSLLDDIPEISIDAEYNQNQHFGVPERDMCYEGKDENETSPAEDMCIDMDLSTPTNSPLH from the exons ATGGCATCATCGGACGAAGAGGGTGAAATTGTTCCCAACTGCATAACCAATTACCATTTTGTTGATAGCAATGGAGGAGTTGCTTCATTTTCCATTTTGCCTCTTCAGTGGGGTGAGGATGACATACTTGGGGCACTGAACTCAGAGATATTTTTGCGTGGAACTGCAGATGATGGTCTTCAGCCCATCTATAAGAAGGTTCTAGCATGGAGATTTGAACTTTCTTATGCCCTGCCAGAAATTCATGTGCTCTCCAAAGATAAAATCTGGATCAAACTTCTTAAACCCCGAACAGGTTATGTAGATACTATCAGAACAGTACTCATCACTGTTCATTTTCTCCActttgtgaagaagaacccaGACACAGTTGGAGGGATTGTGTGGAATTACattgggaaaagtttaag TGCACATGAGGTACTACCTTCTAAAGATGATCTACTAGAGCACATGCCAACAATCAAAGAAGCTGCAAGGAGGGATAAAGATTTATCTAATTCCAAG AGTTTTGATGCATTTATTTTGGAGACATCACGAAAGAGGATACACAGTTATGAG TGCAATCAAGCAAAAAAGAGACCCCGGTTTATTATTGAGACCGATAACGATACTGATAGTAGTGGCGATGATGATGCAGTTGAAGATGAACAATTTGATCATGTTTGTGCTCTTTGTGATGATGGGGGAGAACTTCTGTG TTGTGAAGGCCGCTGCATACGATCTTTCCATCCGACCGTGGAATCTGGAGCTGAATCTTCTTGTGAATCTCTATCTTACAGAAATCACCAA GCAATCCAGACCTTCTTGTGCAAAAATTGCCAATATCAACAACATCAATGTTTTGCTTGTGGCTTGTTGGGGTCTTCTGACAAATTAACTGGTGCAGAG GTCTTCCCTTGCATTTCGGCAACTTGTGGACACTTCTTTCATCCTAAATGCGTCTCAGAGTTACTTCATCCGGGTGATAAATGTCGAGCCTTAGAGCTGCAGAAGGAAATCGTAGCTGGAGAATCATTTACTTGCCCTGCTCATAAATGTTCCGTCTGCAAGCAAGGGGAGGATAAAAAGGAATATGAGTTGCAATTTGCAATTTGTAGACGCTGTCCAAGGGCATATCACCGCAGATGCTTACCAAG ATGTATTTCTTTTGAGCCCTCCCATTATGACAAAAACATCCAGAAAAGGGCTTGGAATGATCTTTTGCCCAGACGTATCTTGATATACTGTAT GGACCACAAGATCATTCCTAAAATTGGGACTCCAAAAAGGGACCATATCGTGTTTCCACATATTGATGGGAAAGCAAACTCACAATCCTCAGGACTTCCATCAGGACCTGTGAGGATGCTCTCACGAAGGAGTAAGGTTCTTGGTGCTCTCACTGAAACAAGCTTCCTGCACATGAAAAGGACTTTTGAGGCGGGGCACAATGCTACTGAAGTTGGTAATTCTTATGGAAAAG GAAAACAATTGAAGCCTCCAACACAGGAAAGAGGTAAATCGAAGGTGCCACTAAAGTTGGTCTGTGCCCCACAAAGTACTTTTAGTGGCAAGACGGTGAATGTCCGTCCAGTTATGCCTGTGATGAAGAAGACCAGCATTACACAGCAATTGGCTGataatgaaatgaaaaagaG AATGATGACTTTGATAAAAAACTCCACCTCTTCGTTTAATGTGGAGGAATTTGTGAACGAGCAGTACCGGAAATGTATAGATAGTAactctcaaaaaaatttcacagACAAGGCCATTACCTTGGGAAAAGTTCAGTGTTCCGTAAAG GCTATTCAAGTAGCGTTGAAGAAACTAGACGAAGGATGCAGCATTGAAGACGCCAAAGCTGTCTGCGAGCCAGAAATTCTTAGTCAGATTTTCAGATGGAAG AAGAAGCTTGGATCTTATCTTGCCCCTTTTCTTAATGGGATGCGCTATACATCTTTTGGTCGCCACTTCACGAAGGTGGACAAACTGAAGGAG GTAGTTGACAGACTAAGATGGTATGTGCAGGATGGTGACACG ATAGTCGATTTCTGCTGTGGATCCAATGATTTTAGCTGCTTGATGAAAGAAGAACTAGACAGAATGGGGAAAACATGCCAATTCAGAAATTTTGATCTTGTACAAACAAAG AATGATTTCAACTTTGAGAAGAGGGATTGGATGACTGTTGGTTTAAGAGACTTGCCAGAAGGATCCAAATTG ATCATGGGGTTTAATCCCCCTTTCTCCACGGCAAATGAATTTATAAGCAAAGCTCTCACATTCAGACCGAAGCTTTTAATTATTACTGTTCcgaaagaaacaaaaag ACTTGATAAAAGAAAGAATCCTTATGATTTAATTTGGGAAGATGACGTTATCTTGGCTGGCAAG TCCTTTTACCTGCCAGGATCAATTAATGTGCATAACCAGCAGATGGAGCAATGGAACATCGTGTCCCCTCCATTGTATCTGTGGAGTCGCCCAGATTGGACTGCTAAGCACAAAGCAGTAGCTATGCAGCACGGGCATATTAGAAAGTCTGAAGCAGAAGGAAACATAGTAAATACAGGGATCACAAATTACTTGATGCAAGAAACGCATGATTGCTATGGTGACTTTTCCGACATCCTGACCAGCTGTGGTGACATTAGTAGCTTGCTGGATGATATTCCTGAGATTTCTATTGATGCTGAATATAATCAAAATCAACATTTTGGAGTTCCTGAGCGGGATATGTGCTACGAAGGTAAGGATGAAAATGAAACGTCACCAGCTGAGG